In a single window of the Desulfomonilaceae bacterium genome:
- a CDS encoding amidohydrolase family protein, with protein MIIDTHSQLWTKEALVTFPENMVRGYEKMFKGVRTFELEDILLDMDQAGVDKAVLVAVDAETVWHYRVPNELVADAVHRFPDRFIGFAGVDPNKGILAVDELSRSVEVLGLSGVKFIPHLINMAPNDSRMYPILEKAQELDLPVLFHTGTHFHNGARLKFCRPDTLDDLAIDFPELKIIAAHFGFPWFYEALAVVQKNANVYFNIAGWAPQYIPEYVVKMMNGPLAGKALLGSDFPLISRARLMQELKEIEISADTFGKLTHENPAKVLGLRSHINKYKPSRS; from the coding sequence ATGATCATAGATACCCATTCTCAGCTTTGGACAAAGGAAGCTTTGGTAACCTTTCCAGAAAACATGGTTCGCGGTTACGAGAAGATGTTCAAGGGTGTGCGAACCTTCGAACTGGAAGACATACTGCTGGACATGGATCAGGCAGGAGTGGACAAAGCCGTCCTCGTTGCTGTGGATGCTGAAACGGTGTGGCATTACAGAGTTCCCAATGAGTTGGTGGCGGATGCGGTCCACCGCTTTCCGGATAGATTCATCGGATTTGCGGGCGTAGATCCCAACAAAGGGATTTTAGCGGTTGACGAGTTATCCAGAAGCGTGGAGGTGTTGGGGTTGTCAGGTGTGAAGTTCATCCCCCATCTTATCAACATGGCGCCCAACGATTCTCGCATGTATCCGATTCTAGAAAAGGCACAGGAGTTAGACCTTCCCGTCCTTTTTCACACGGGGACCCATTTTCACAATGGAGCCCGGCTCAAATTCTGCCGTCCCGATACGCTGGACGACTTGGCCATAGACTTTCCCGAACTCAAAATTATAGCGGCGCATTTTGGATTTCCTTGGTTTTACGAAGCTTTGGCTGTTGTTCAGAAGAACGCCAACGTATATTTCAATATTGCGGGATGGGCTCCTCAGTATATCCCTGAATATGTTGTAAAAATGATGAATGGTCCTTTGGCCGGCAAGGCCCTACTGGGCAGTGATTTCCCGTTGATTTCCAGGGCTAGGCTAATGCAAGAGTTAAAAGAAATTGAGATCTCTGCTGACACCTTTGGAAAATTGACACATGAGAACCCGGCGAAAGTTCTTGGTCTGCGCTCTCACATAAATAAATATAAGCCCAGCAGGAGCTAG